A genomic stretch from Vibrio algarum includes:
- a CDS encoding glycosyltransferase family 4 protein, protein MKILYHHRIASKDGQYVHIEEIINALTNLGHEVIIVAPQVAEKSEFGSDGGWVSKVRASLPKFISEVLEFGYSFYVFFKLCQAIIKHRPDGIYERYNLYLPAGIWAKKLFKLNLILEVNSPLYDERNKYGGISLTRLAKWTEHYTWRNADHVLPVTKVMASYVERVGVSPERISVVHNGIDPLRFHLSESKDRDLRFKNKLVIGFVGFCREWHKLDEVITLIANENNPNLMLLIIGDGPVLEELKTQAKSLGLENNFHITGLVERKNIPHWLDQIDIAIQPAVTPWCSPLKLIEYLGTGKAIVAPDTANIRELLKHNHNALLFDSESPENMLEQIKLIISDDVLLKNLQSGAYQTINELSLTWEQNAELICRLLGQKYTEV, encoded by the coding sequence ATGAAGATACTCTATCATCACCGTATCGCTTCTAAAGATGGTCAGTATGTGCATATTGAAGAAATAATTAACGCACTTACAAATCTTGGACATGAAGTAATTATTGTCGCTCCCCAAGTCGCTGAAAAATCAGAGTTCGGTAGTGACGGGGGTTGGGTATCTAAAGTACGTGCATCTTTACCAAAGTTTATCTCTGAAGTACTGGAATTTGGTTATTCTTTTTATGTATTTTTTAAGTTATGCCAAGCCATTATCAAACACCGTCCTGACGGTATTTATGAACGCTATAATTTATACTTACCCGCGGGTATATGGGCAAAAAAACTCTTTAAATTAAACCTTATATTAGAAGTAAACTCGCCACTGTATGATGAAAGAAATAAATATGGGGGTATTTCATTAACAAGGTTAGCCAAATGGACAGAGCATTATACTTGGAGAAATGCAGATCACGTTCTACCCGTAACTAAGGTCATGGCGAGCTACGTCGAGAGAGTCGGCGTATCACCTGAACGGATTTCAGTTGTCCATAATGGTATAGACCCATTGCGCTTTCATCTTAGTGAATCAAAAGACCGAGATTTACGTTTTAAAAACAAATTAGTCATTGGTTTTGTAGGGTTTTGCAGAGAGTGGCATAAACTTGATGAAGTTATTACACTTATTGCTAATGAAAATAATCCAAATCTCATGCTACTTATCATTGGGGATGGACCGGTTTTGGAAGAACTTAAAACGCAGGCCAAGTCACTCGGTCTAGAAAATAATTTTCATATTACCGGTTTAGTCGAACGAAAAAATATACCACATTGGCTAGATCAAATTGATATAGCGATACAACCTGCTGTCACCCCTTGGTGCTCTCCACTCAAACTCATCGAATACCTTGGTACCGGAAAAGCTATCGTTGCACCCGATACCGCCAACATTAGAGAGTTACTTAAACACAACCACAATGCACTTTTGTTTGATAGTGAAAGCCCTGAAAATATGCTTGAGCAGATAAAACTTATTATTAGTGATGATGTATTATTAAAGAATCTTCAGTCAGGCGCTTATCAGACTATAAACGAACTATCGTTAACTTGGGAACAAAATGCCGAGTTAATCTGCCGACTTTTAGGGCAAAAATATACCGAAGTTTAA
- a CDS encoding glycosyltransferase family 4 protein, whose translation MKILTVSTLFPYENNPKHGIFIETRLRHLREHYPDVEAKVIAPIPYFPSSHPVFGSYAENAKAPHYEKRHDIDVFHPRYLVVPKIGMTLTPETLANSIYKQALQMIADGYDFDLIDGHYFYPDGVAIAKVARKLNKPFTVTARGTDINLIPKFVKPKKQIQQVLKQSDHNMAVCEALRKEMITLGAEPNKVTTLRNGVDLDLFSFIDEQKKQVLKDKFNLPKETPVIISVGHLIERKGHHLVIEALKQVPNTLLLIAGDGPEKKSLQRLTDRIGVKDRVRFLGSLSQIELSQYYGASDLLVLASSREGWANVLLEAMACGTPVVATNIWGTPEVVTTKEAGQLVERDSSNIAAGVLSVLNNLPERQKTRHYAENFDWLSTSTKQYELFNKIIKGQ comes from the coding sequence ATGAAGATATTAACTGTTTCTACACTATTCCCTTATGAAAACAACCCTAAACATGGGATATTTATTGAAACTCGATTAAGGCATTTACGCGAACATTATCCAGATGTAGAAGCAAAGGTAATAGCCCCAATACCTTACTTTCCATCGTCACACCCAGTTTTTGGTAGCTATGCCGAAAATGCAAAAGCCCCGCATTACGAAAAGCGTCATGATATTGATGTTTTTCATCCGCGTTATCTTGTTGTGCCTAAAATTGGCATGACACTCACGCCCGAAACTTTGGCGAACAGTATTTATAAGCAAGCACTACAAATGATTGCCGATGGTTATGACTTCGATCTAATCGATGGGCACTATTTTTATCCCGATGGCGTAGCAATTGCAAAAGTTGCCAGAAAACTAAACAAACCATTTACGGTTACAGCTCGTGGCACCGATATTAATCTTATTCCTAAGTTCGTTAAACCCAAAAAGCAGATACAGCAGGTACTAAAGCAAAGTGATCACAATATGGCGGTTTGTGAAGCACTAAGAAAAGAAATGATCACGCTCGGTGCGGAACCAAATAAAGTAACCACCTTAAGAAACGGGGTTGATCTAGATCTTTTTTCTTTCATTGACGAACAGAAAAAACAAGTTCTGAAAGACAAATTTAATTTACCTAAAGAAACCCCAGTCATCATTTCGGTAGGTCATCTTATCGAGCGTAAAGGTCACCATTTGGTTATCGAGGCCCTAAAGCAAGTTCCTAATACATTGTTGCTTATCGCAGGAGACGGTCCTGAAAAGAAAAGCTTACAACGCCTTACCGACCGTATAGGTGTTAAGGATAGAGTTCGTTTTCTTGGTAGCTTAAGTCAAATCGAACTCTCTCAATATTACGGAGCATCGGATCTGTTGGTCCTTGCTTCGAGCCGAGAAGGCTGGGCGAACGTGCTATTAGAGGCTATGGCTTGTGGTACACCAGTAGTAGCAACAAATATCTGGGGTACTCCCGAGGTAGTAACAACCAAAGAAGCAGGACAGTTAGTCGAGCGAGACTCTTCTAATATTGCGGCAGGTGTTCTATCCGTACTTAATAACCTCCCTGAGCGGCAAAAAACTCGACATTACGCTGAAAATTTTGATTGGCTTTCTACATCCACTAAACAGTATGAACTGTTTAATAAAATTATAAAGGGACAATAA
- a CDS encoding XrtA/PEP-CTERM system amidotransferase yields the protein MCGISGIFNVHKAPPIDKGVLQAINRIQSHRGPDDEGYYIDENIGLAHRRLSIIDLSGGHQPVFNEDKSVCVVFNGEIYNFESLVTELSNLGHQFSTHSDTEVIVHAWEEWGVDCIQRFRGMFAFALWDIKKRQLLIARDRLGKKPLYYTKTNRGQLVFGSELKVLQGHPDVDKTLRSEMAEEFLMYGYIPDPYTAYKNIFKLDAGHYLLMAPEKPIEPVQYWDLKAPQHNLSWEETQGSLVEHLKEAVKIRMLAEVPLGAFLSGGVDSSAIVAMMAQEQQDPVNTCSIGFNEKSFDESEYANQIAQRYNTNHVSKIVSAEDYDLIDTLTDVYDEPFADSSALPTYQVCQLARQSVKVALSGDGGDEVFAGYRRHRLQMAEQQLRAKIPYSVRKPLFGALGSVYPKADWAPQFLRAKTTFQSLAMNTVEAYANTMSRMRLDQRKMLFKDDYLRQLDGYSGLEIIKKHALNAPTDDVLKQIQYLDIKTWLPGDILTKTDRASMAHSLEVRAPLLDHKFIEWAFSIQSDNNINGNQGKYAFKKSLEPYVNGNILYRPKMGFSIPISAWFRGPLKQKLKDNVLSEKMFDSGYFEPRSLTKMVNEHINGRSDHGDALWCLLMFAQFLNRQ from the coding sequence ATGTGTGGAATATCAGGAATATTTAATGTCCATAAAGCACCGCCTATCGATAAAGGAGTGCTACAGGCCATAAACCGAATTCAGTCCCACCGTGGACCTGATGATGAAGGCTATTATATTGACGAGAATATTGGCCTTGCCCATCGTCGTTTGTCCATTATCGATCTTTCAGGTGGCCACCAACCCGTTTTTAACGAAGACAAATCTGTCTGTGTTGTCTTTAACGGCGAAATATACAATTTCGAGTCATTAGTTACAGAGTTATCAAATCTAGGGCATCAGTTTTCTACCCATTCAGATACGGAAGTTATCGTTCACGCTTGGGAGGAATGGGGTGTAGATTGTATTCAGCGATTTCGAGGCATGTTCGCTTTTGCACTCTGGGACATAAAGAAACGGCAATTGCTAATTGCACGAGATCGGCTCGGAAAAAAACCGCTCTACTACACAAAGACAAACCGGGGCCAATTAGTTTTTGGTTCAGAGCTTAAAGTTCTTCAGGGCCACCCTGACGTTGATAAAACGTTGCGGTCTGAAATGGCCGAAGAGTTTCTTATGTATGGGTATATTCCCGATCCTTACACCGCATACAAAAACATTTTCAAACTCGACGCTGGCCACTATTTACTTATGGCTCCAGAAAAACCGATCGAACCAGTGCAGTACTGGGATCTAAAAGCGCCTCAGCACAATTTATCTTGGGAAGAAACTCAGGGATCTTTAGTCGAACATTTAAAAGAAGCCGTCAAAATTCGCATGCTAGCCGAAGTCCCTTTAGGCGCTTTCTTGTCAGGTGGTGTCGACTCAAGTGCGATTGTAGCGATGATGGCACAAGAGCAACAAGACCCCGTCAATACATGTTCTATTGGTTTCAATGAGAAGTCTTTTGATGAGAGTGAGTATGCCAACCAGATTGCCCAAAGATATAACACAAACCATGTGTCAAAAATTGTTTCCGCTGAGGACTACGACCTCATCGATACTCTAACTGACGTATATGATGAGCCCTTTGCAGACAGTTCGGCTTTACCTACGTATCAAGTCTGTCAGTTGGCGAGGCAGTCGGTGAAAGTCGCGCTATCGGGAGATGGGGGCGATGAGGTGTTTGCAGGATACCGTCGTCATAGGTTACAGATGGCAGAACAACAGTTACGCGCTAAAATCCCTTACTCTGTCCGAAAACCACTGTTTGGCGCCTTAGGAAGTGTATACCCAAAAGCGGATTGGGCTCCGCAATTTCTTCGCGCTAAAACAACGTTTCAGTCTTTAGCTATGAATACCGTTGAAGCCTATGCAAATACGATGTCACGTATGAGATTAGACCAAAGAAAAATGTTGTTTAAAGATGATTATCTACGGCAATTAGACGGGTATTCTGGGTTAGAGATAATTAAAAAACACGCTTTGAACGCCCCTACTGACGATGTATTAAAACAGATTCAGTATCTGGATATAAAGACTTGGTTACCCGGAGATATACTGACTAAAACAGATAGAGCCAGTATGGCTCACTCTCTTGAAGTGAGGGCTCCATTATTGGATCACAAGTTTATTGAGTGGGCATTTTCTATCCAGAGCGATAATAATATCAATGGCAACCAAGGAAAGTACGCCTTTAAAAAGTCTCTTGAGCCCTATGTGAACGGCAATATTTTATATCGTCCAAAAATGGGATTTAGTATCCCTATTTCCGCTTGGTTCAGAGGCCCTTTAAAGCAAAAATTAAAAGACAATGTTCTTTCTGAAAAAATGTTCGATAGCGGTTACTTTGAACCACGTAGTTTGACTAAAATGGTAAATGAACACATTAATGGCCGCAGTGATCATGGCGACGCATTATGGTGCCTTCTGATGTTCGCGCAATTTCTTAATCGGCAATAA